A single genomic interval of Roseofilum reptotaenium CS-1145 harbors:
- a CDS encoding S8 family peptidase, translated as MANYLELINIKPLLAATSGRPEIVVGIIDGPVEGSHEDLQAASLRTLPAASEVIGQTKESIGCVHGTFVAGIICAQRGSQAPGLCPDCTVLVKPILCDTGDFEQCLKVTPENLACALREMIDAGAKIINLSLGLPTTSLQEQRFLQEAFDYALQKGVLIVGAAGNQGRIGQMALFDHPWTIPVAACNMQGDWHFKSNSGISVGKSGLRAPGVNTISTSSSGGYMPMTGTSAAAPFVSGTAALLWSLFPQATAEEIRRAILRPDIRRTSMIPPLLNAEASWKALSSRAND; from the coding sequence ATGGCTAATTATTTAGAACTTATTAATATCAAACCGCTATTGGCTGCTACATCTGGGCGACCTGAAATCGTAGTAGGAATAATTGATGGCCCTGTAGAAGGATCTCATGAAGATTTGCAAGCGGCTTCCCTACGCACGCTCCCCGCCGCATCAGAGGTGATTGGCCAAACGAAAGAGAGCATCGGCTGCGTGCATGGAACTTTTGTCGCAGGAATTATCTGTGCCCAACGGGGTTCTCAAGCTCCAGGGCTGTGCCCGGATTGTACGGTATTGGTGAAGCCTATCTTATGCGATACAGGCGATTTTGAGCAATGCCTCAAAGTTACGCCCGAGAATCTTGCCTGTGCCCTTAGGGAAATGATCGACGCTGGAGCTAAGATTATTAATCTTAGTTTGGGCCTACCCACCACGTCGCTCCAAGAGCAACGTTTTCTCCAAGAGGCGTTCGATTATGCCCTTCAAAAAGGAGTCTTAATCGTTGGAGCGGCTGGCAATCAAGGTCGAATTGGGCAAATGGCTCTGTTTGATCATCCTTGGACGATTCCAGTCGCTGCCTGCAATATGCAAGGAGACTGGCATTTCAAATCGAATAGCGGTATATCGGTAGGGAAATCGGGACTTAGGGCACCAGGGGTGAATACGATCAGTACTTCTTCGAGTGGCGGATATATGCCAATGACTGGTACTAGCGCAGCCGCACCTTTTGTCAGTGGAACGGCGGCCTTGCTATGGTCTCTTTTTCCCCAGGCTACAGCAGAGGAAATCCGTCGAGCGATCCTCCGTCCGGATATCCGCCGAACCAGTATGATCCCGCCTTTATTGAATGCTGAGGCTAGCTGGAAAGCGCTATCAAGCAGGGCAAATGACTAA
- a CDS encoding SAM-dependent methyltransferase, which yields MKSGCLTIVGTGIQFVGQVTLAAKAWIEQADKVLYAVADPATAEWLRSLNETAESLPYNTNNQWRKQTYGEMVEVILNAVRQGLDVCAVFYGHPGVFANPTREAIRQAREEGFRAQMLPGISASDCLYADVGVDPGQYGCQSFEATDFLLRDRRFDPRSALILWQIGLIGNFSFFDAQGVFPGLKVLTEVLEKHYDRDHEVIVYEAAIYYPVCQPIIEPMPLSKLPEALVSEVSTLYVPPQGQIPFNREMMARLGMVN from the coding sequence TTGAAATCGGGTTGTTTAACGATTGTCGGGACGGGAATCCAATTTGTTGGTCAAGTAACCTTGGCGGCAAAGGCTTGGATCGAACAGGCCGATAAAGTGTTATATGCAGTTGCCGATCCGGCAACGGCTGAATGGCTGCGATCGCTCAACGAAACTGCCGAAAGTCTTCCGTACAATACCAACAATCAATGGCGCAAACAAACCTATGGTGAAATGGTGGAGGTGATCCTCAATGCTGTTCGTCAAGGATTGGATGTGTGTGCAGTTTTCTACGGTCATCCTGGAGTTTTTGCTAATCCTACTCGTGAGGCGATTCGGCAGGCACGAGAGGAGGGATTCCGGGCACAAATGCTACCGGGAATATCGGCATCTGATTGTTTATATGCCGATGTGGGAGTTGATCCAGGACAGTATGGATGTCAGAGTTTTGAAGCGACGGATTTTCTGCTTCGCGATCGCCGTTTTGACCCCAGGAGCGCGTTAATCTTGTGGCAAATTGGATTGATTGGGAATTTTAGCTTTTTTGATGCTCAAGGAGTTTTTCCGGGTCTCAAGGTTTTGACGGAGGTGTTAGAAAAGCATTACGATCGCGACCATGAAGTCATTGTCTATGAAGCCGCTATTTATTATCCAGTTTGTCAGCCAATTATTGAGCCGATGCCCTTATCTAAGTTACCAGAAGCCTTGGTGAGTGAGGTGTCCACTCTTTACGTTCCTCCGCAAGGACAAATTCCTTTCAATCGGGAAATGATGGCACGTTTGGGGATGGTGAATTAA